The following coding sequences are from one Salvia hispanica cultivar TCC Black 2014 chromosome 3, UniMelb_Shisp_WGS_1.0, whole genome shotgun sequence window:
- the LOC125212910 gene encoding beta-amyrin 28-monooxygenase-like: MELFTLVVSILLIAITFFLLRRRSSGNARLPPGSFGWPIIGESVEFLFGNSEKFVGDRMLKYSPEMFKTKILGEKTAVICGPAGNKFLFSNEEKLFSMFRPHSMQHLFRSNKPKPALNMPEVVRQPGFLKPEALMRYLAGMDLITQKQLHIHCDGKKIVEFYPLSKTITLTIACQFFLGINNPDRIARLVETFDDVTRGMASIMLNLPGTTFYRANKAAAALRKELIAVVEEKKEAMAEGAGPMHDILSHMIAASDPSGSCLPESEIADKMMGLLISGYGNVSTTITFVMKHLGLNPDIYERVRAEQLAIAVAKKEGVPLHWEDMAKMKYSWNVICETMRMVPFQGTFREVIEEFTYAGYTIPKGWKVYWTVSTTCMSPQYFKDPKRFNPSRYDEGEAPPPYTYMPFGKGLRMCPGNEYARIVMLTFVHNVVKNYRWEMVDPNEKVSGSMIPEPQKGLPVRLYHH; encoded by the exons ATGGAGCTTTTTACATTAGTGGTTTCCATACTCCTCATCGCCATCACATTTTTCCTCCTCCGCCGCAGAAGCTCCGGCAACGCCAGATTGCCACCCGGAAGCTTCGGCTGGCCAATCATCGGCGAGAGCGTGGAGTTCCTCTTCGGCAATTCGGAGAAATTCGTCGGCGATCGGATGCTAAAGTACTCCCCGGAGAtgttcaaaaccaaaatcctCGGCGAGAAAACCGCCGTGATCTGCGGCCCCGCCGGCAACAAATTCCTCTTCTCCAACGAGGAGAAGCTATTCAGCATGTTCCGCCCCCACTCAATGCAGCACCTCTTCCGCTCCAACAAGCCCAAACCCGCCCTCAACATGCCGGAGGTGGTTCGCCAGCCCGGTTTCCTCAAGCCGGAAGCCCTGATGCGTTATTTGGCGGGAATGGATTTGATCACGCAAAAGCAGCTGCACATTCACTGCGACGGTAAAAAAATCGTGGAGTTTTACCCGCTGTCAAAAACAATTACCTTAACTATCGCATGCCAGTTTTTCCTGGGGATAAACAACCCTGACCGGATCGCGCGGTTGGTGGAAACTTTCGATGATGTCACGCGGGGGATGGCATCTATCATGCTCAATTTGCCCGGGACCACGTTTTACCGCGCCAACAAGGCTGCGGCAGCGCTCCGGAAGGAGCTCATCGCGGTGGTCGAGGAGAAGAAGGAGGCGATGGCCGAGGGAGCTGGGCCGATGCACGACATCTTGTCGCACATGATCGCGGCGTCTGACCCGAGCGGGAGCTGCTTGCCCGAATCCGAGATTGCGGATAAGATGATGGGGCTCTTGATCTCCGGGTATGGCAACGTGTCAACCACCATAACATTCGTGATGAAGCATCTAGGGCTGAACCCTGATATCTACGAACGAGTTCGTGCAG aACAACTAGCGATTGCGGTGGCTAAGAAGGAAGGAGTGCCATTGCATTGGGAAGATATGGCGAAGATGAAATATTCATGGAATGTGATATGTGAGACAATGAGAATGGTTCCATTTCAAGGAACTTTTAGGGAAGTGATTGAGGAATTTACTTATGCTGGCTACACTATTCCTAAGGGTTGGAAG GTATATTGGACCGTGAGCACGACCTGCATGAGCCCTCAATATTTCAAGGATCCGAAGAGGTTCAACCCATCGAGATACGACGAGGGAGAAGCGCCTCCTCCTTACACCTACATGCCGTTCGGAAAAGGGCTGAGAATGTGCCCGGGAAACGAGTATGCTAGGATAGTGATGCTGACTTTCGTTCACAATGTTGTGAAAAATTACCGATGGGAAATGGTCGACCCGAACGAGAAGGTCAGCGGATCCATGATTCCGGAGCCCCAAAAAGGCCTACCGGTCCGTCTTTACCATCATTGA
- the LOC125209485 gene encoding uncharacterized protein LOC125209485, whose translation MTDKTELERLEVMVKMLMDEREAEKAAREAQEKKDTQIVPVMHIQTEDVNRYLLKFVEIANNLKLYNVQDDAIRVRLFPFSLIDSAKELFECMPTKRVSTWKDMVAAFLDKYYPSGTILKLKSEIFRFMQGHDEPLHEAFARFKALLRKCPNHGANGGFLRKTGLDAMPVIEEFATNSMGWSKERHNSRRVAAIEKAEESSFAKEWPSSNHQTRHSYPSYGRCQLRATRAAPTDPYNNNYRPNQGDGFNVSNGGVVELIKKEEKYDQGIMKILEMLVQDRKTHGTKIRVVEASLNNLEQGISTIATAVSNIQTQMDQVHKKIEEDKAKRSATEEAEAPAKQELVRHNGIVLPFQPSKQFKLEEQFKHFLNMFCKVHTNIPLVESLQEIPRCSIGEGKVNKALCDLGASINLMPLKYYEKLNIGPLKTSDVIIRYFLATCKALIDVGRGEITIRHNYNRSTYKIESEMFKYEEAQQAKMERECRVVMMTDTSMPFRPLEGEDSSNPSIFVVHTLPQEKPKKKKKDKKKPPTLAGPEVYVIKN comes from the exons ATGACAGACAAAACAGAGCTAGAGAGGCTTGAAGTCATGGTCAAGATGTTGATGGATGAGAGAGAAGCGGAAAAGGCTGCCCGCGAGGCACAGGAAAAGAAGGATACGCAGATAGTACCCGTGATGCACAT CCAGACAGAAGATGTCAACCGCTACCTCTTGAAGTTCGTGGAAATCGCCAACAatctgaaattatataatgtcCAAGACGACGCCATAAGGGTAAGactctttcccttttctttgATTGATTCTGCTAAAGAGTTGTTTGAGTGTATGCCCACAAAACGAGTCTCCACGTGGAAGGATATGGTGGCTGCCTTCCTCGACAAGTACTATCCGTCAGGCACGATTTTAAAGCTCAAGAGTGAGATCTTCCGGTTTATGCAAGGCCATGACGAGCCCCTCCACGAGGCGTTTGCTCGTTTCAAAGCCCTCCTCCGCAAGTGTCCCAACCACG GCGCGAATGGAGGATTTTTGCGGAAGACAGGACTGGATGCCATGCCGGTCATTGAAGAGTTTGCCACCAACAGCATGGGGTGGTCGAAAGAGAGGCACAACTCGAGAAGGGTAGCAGCAATAGAAAAGGCCGAAGAGAGCTCCTTTGCGAAAGAATGGCCGAGCTCAAA CCACCAAACCCGACACTCCTACCCTTCCTATGGAAGATGCCAACTACGTGCAACAAGGGCAGCCCCAACAGACCCTTATAACAACAATTATCGCCCTAACCAGGGGGAtg GATTTAATGTGAGCAATGGTGGAGTAGTTGAGCTTATCAAAAAGGAGGAGAAGTATGACCAAGGAATTATGAAGATTTTGGAAATGCTAGTGCAAGATAGAAAGACCCATGGCACCAAGATTAGAGTCGTTGAAGCAAGCTTGAACAACCTCGAGCAAGGAATAAGCACAATTGCCACCGCCGTCTCGAATATTCAAACTCAAATGGATCAAGTCCACAAGAAGATTGAGGAAGACAAGGCAAAG CGGTCTGCCACTGAAGAGGCAGAGGCGCCCGCCAAACAGGAACTCGTGCGGCACAACGGGATTGTACTCCCCTTCCAGCCGAGTAAACAGTTCAAGCTTGAAGAGCAATTCAAGCATTTTCTAAATATGTTTTGTAAGGTCCATACTAACATCCCACTCGTTGAATCGTTGCAAGAAATACCTAG GTGTTCAATTGGAGAAGGAAAAGTAAACAAGGCCCTTTGTGATTTAGGTGCTAGCATCAACCTCATGCCGCTGAAATACTACGAAAAGCTCAACATCGGGCCTCTCAAGACGTCGGATGTGATCATAAG ATATTTTCTAGCCACATGCAAAGCACTTATTGATGTAGGTAGAGGTGAGATCACGATTAGACACAATTACAACCGCTCTACCTACAAGATAGAGAGTGAAATGTTTAAGTATGAAGAGGCGCAACAAGCCAAAATGGAGCGTGAATGCAGGGTGGTCATGATGACCGATACGTCTATGCCTTTTAGGCCATTAGAAGGGGAGGATTCTTCTAACCCTTCTATATTTGTTGTCCATACTCTCCCTCAA GAGAAGcctaagaagaagaagaaggacaAGAAGAAGCCACCAACTCTAGCCGGTCCCGAAGTCTATGTGATCAAGAACTAG
- the LOC125216234 gene encoding loganic acid O-methyltransferase-like, which produces MASPMNGGSGTYSYARNSTWQRNVAAALENTLKEAVMENLDLQKLLCDSDTFVVADLGCSVGPNTFHAMEAIIDALQRKCDKTTLEFQVAFNDQTGNDFNTLLASLPVGRNYFAAAVAGSFYGRLFPSSSIHIAHSSATLNWLSRVPEGLANAAKIHYTGAPDAVARAYQDQFEEDMGIFFRCRAREIAAGGLILITMGAVLSRDAQHRVAAAFTFIESILIDMVKEGVLAQERVDSFNIPIIFPYIEEIRRLIEKNKCFEIVKMEKLESAGNSENAIMHIRAGFEGTLTTHFGSEIVEQVFVRAIQHQHKLHSTLTSTSSTGIFVVLRRN; this is translated from the exons ATGGCATCTCCGATGAATGGCGGTAGCGGCACATATAGTTACGCTAGAAACTCAACTTGGCAG AGAAATGTGGCAGCTGCTTTGGAGAACACATTGAAAGAGGCAGTGATGGAGAATCTTGATCTACAAAAGCTGTTGTGTGATTCCGACACATTCGTAGTCGCCGACCTCGGGTGTTCGGTGGGGCCCAACACATTCCACGCCATGGAAGCCATCATCGATGCCCTGCAACGCAAGTGCGACAAAACCACCCTCGAATTCCAAGTTGCCTTCAACGATCAAACAGGCAACGATTTCAACACTCTATTAGCCTCTCTTCCTGTCGGGAGGAACTACTTTGCCGCGGCCGTGGCAGGCTCCTTCTACGGCAGACTATTCCCTTCCTCTTCCATCCACATCGCCCATTCCTCGGCCACACTCAACTGGCTGTCCAGGGTGCCGGAGGGGTTGGCCAACGCCGCTAAAATCCACTACACTGGCGCCCCTGATGCGGTGGCGAGAGCGTACCAAGACCAGTTCGAGGAAGACATGGGGATATTTTTTAGATGTAGAGCTCGGGAGATCGCAGCAGGAGGGCTGATACTCATTACCATGGGCGCCGTGCTTAGTAGAGATGCTCAGCATCGTGTGGCTGCCGCGTTTACTTTTATCGAGTCCATCCTCATCGACATGGTCAAAGAG GGAGTATTAGCGCAAGAGCGAGTGGATTCGTTCAACATTCCTATTATATTTCCTTACATAGAGGAAATAAGGAgattgattgaaaaaaataaatgcttTGAAATTGTGAAAATGGAGAAGTTGGAATCTGCGGGGAATAGTGAGAATGCAATAATGCACATTAGAGCAGGATTTGAAGGGACTTTGACCACTCACTTTGGAAGTGAGATTGTGGAACAAGTTTTTGTGAGGGCCATCCAACACCAACACAAGCTCCATTCAACTCTAACTAGTACAAGCTCCACGGGCATCTTTGTTGTGCTAAGGCgcaattaa